The Solanum lycopersicum chromosome 9, SLM_r2.1 genome window below encodes:
- the LOC101249955 gene encoding calcium-dependent protein kinase 13 yields the protein MGNCCRSPAAVAREDVKSSNYSGNDHGRKDKYSAGNKQKQITVLTDVKKENVEERYLVDRELGRGEFGITYLCIDRSSRELLACKSISKRKLRTAVDVEDVRREVAIMKHLPQNSSIVSFKEACEDENAVHLVMELCEGGELFDRIVARGHYTERAAAAVTRTIVEVVQLCHKHGVIHRDLKPENFLFANKKENSPLKAIDFGLSIFFKPGEKFSEIVGSPYYMAPEVLKRNYGPEIDIWSAGVILYILLCGVPPFWAESEQGVAQAILRGAIDFKREPWPSISEGAKNLVRQMLEADPKLRLSAKQVLEHPWLQNAKKAPNVPLGDVVKSRLKQFSMMNRFKRKALRVIADFLSNEEVGDLKEMFNKIDTNNDGIVSVEELKAGLKLNSQLAESEVQMLIEAIDTNGKGTLDYGEFIAISLHLQRMANDEHLHKAFSYFDKDGNGYIEPDELRDALMEDGADDCTNVANDIFQEVDTDKDGRISFEEFAAMMKTGTDWRKASRHYSRGRFNSLSVKLMKDGSINLGNE from the exons ATGGGGAACTGTTGCAGATCTCCGGCAGCGGTTGCTAGAGAAGATGTGAAGTCCTCTAACTACTCCGGAAATGATCACGGAAGGAAAGACAAGTACAGTGCTGGAAACAAGCAGAAACAGATCACTGTGTTAACTGATGTTAAAAAGGAGAATGTTGAGGAGAGGTATTTGGTAGATAGAGAGTTAGGAAGGGGAGAATTCGGGATAACTTACCTTTGTATAGATCGTAGCAGTAGGGAACTTTTGGCTTGTAAGTCGATTTCGAAACGGAAGTTACGAACAGCAGTGGATGTGGAGGATGTAAGGAGAGAAGTGGCAATTATGAAGCATTTGCCACAGAATTCAAGTATTGTGAGTTTTAAGGAAGCGTGTGAGGATGAAAATGCGGTTCATTTGGTGATGGAACTATGTGAAGGTGGTGAGCTGTTTGATAGGATCGTTGCTAGGGGGCATTATACTGAACGAGCAGCTGCTGCTGTTACACGGACGATTGTGGAGGTTGTGCAGCTTTGTCACAAACATGGAGTGATTCATAGAGATTTGAAGCCCGAGAACTTTTTGTTTGCTAATAAGAAGGAAAATTCACCTCTTAAAGCAATTGATTTTGGCTTGTCAATCTTCTTCAAGCCAG gtgAGAAGTTCTCCGAAATAGTTGGAAGTCCATATTATATGGCTCCTGAGGTGCTCAAACGAAACTATGGACCAGAAATAGATATATGGAGTGCAGgagtcattttatatattttgttatgtGGGGTTCCTCCCTTTTGGGCTG AATCTGAACAAGGTGTTGCCCAAGCCATTTTACGTGGGGCAATTGATTTCAAACGGGAACCCTGGCCTAGTATTTCAGAAGGTGCTAAAAATCTTGTCAGGCAAATGTTAGAGGCAGATCCAAAGCTTCGACTGTCTGCAAAGCAAGTACTTG AACACCCTTGGCTTCAAAATGCTAAGAAGGCTCCAAATGTCCCACTTGGAGATGTTGTGAAGTCAAGGCTTAAGCAGTTCTCAATGATGAATAGGTTTAAGAGGAAAGCTCTGAGG GTAATTGCTGATTTCTTGTCTAATGAAGAAGTTGGAGACCTCAAAGAAATGTTTAACAAGATAGACACTAATAATGATGGCATTGTTTCAGTCGAAGAACTTAAAGCAGGACTAAAGCTCAACTCCCAGCTGGCAGAATCTGAAGTACAGATGCTTATTGAAGCC ATTGATACTAATGGCAAAGGGACCTTGGATTATGGGGAATTTATAGCCATATCCCTCCATCTTCAAAGGATGGCTAACGATGAACATTTGCACAAAGCTTTCTCCTATTTTGACAAGGATGGAAATGGTTACATCGAGCCGGATGAGCTTCGGGATGCCTTGATGGAGGATGGAGCAGATGACTGCACCAATGTCGCGAATGACATTTTCCAGGAGGTTGATACAGACAAG GATGGGCGCATCAGCTTTGAAGAATTTGCAGCCATGATGAAAACTGGGACAGACTGGAGAAAGGCATCTCGACATTATTCAAGAGGGAGATTCAATAGTCTCAGCGTGAAGCTAATGAAGGATGGTTCAATTAATTTGGGGAATGAGTAA